Proteins from one Loktanella sp. M215 genomic window:
- a CDS encoding RNA degradosome polyphosphate kinase — MMNADFLEHGAPDPVALDIDLTTADRFVNRELSWIGFNMRVLEEAENPRVPLLERLRFLSISATNLDEFYTVRVAGLRELAHAGNTTPGLDGRTPAEQLGLIDVKARELMDRQQTVFRALTTEMAAADIHILNRADLTEDDIVFLGDFFLEQVFPVLSPLAIDPAHPFPFLPNEGFALALQLERASDKRPLRALLPVPAQIRRFVRLPGESFRFVPLEELLLQFVGRLYPGYKVKGNCAFKVLRDSDLELEDEAEDLVREFEVALKRRRRGEVVRLKISDNAPAPLRVLIMQELHVTEEEVVNVDGLIGISDLSELVLDDRPDLLWPPFSPRVPERVQDHDGDMFAAIRQKDMLLHHPYETFDMVVRFLTQAARDPDVVAIKQTLYRTSKKSPIVEALCEAAEDGKSVTALVELKARFDEAANIRQSRRLERSGAHVVYGFLNYKTHAKISTVVRREGEKLVTYTHFGTGNYHPITARIYTDVSLFTCDAALGRDATKVFNYLSGYAQPEGLENLAISPISMKGKLIEMIEAEAANAQAGKPAVIWAKMNSLIEKDVIDALYAASAAGVKIDLVVRGICGLRPGVVGLSENIRVKSIVGRFLEHSRIVCFGSGHMLPSKKARVFISSADWMSRNLNRRVETLVEITNNTVKAQIVSQIMAANMADVAQSWVMQADGTFERATWPEGEFAFNCHRFFMENPSLSGRGSAGASDVPQLTHTEDAAAAAPVDS; from the coding sequence ATGATGAACGCTGATTTTCTGGAACATGGCGCCCCGGACCCGGTCGCGCTGGATATCGACCTGACCACCGCCGACCGTTTCGTGAACCGAGAGCTGTCGTGGATCGGGTTCAACATGCGGGTGCTGGAAGAGGCCGAAAATCCCCGCGTGCCCCTGCTGGAACGCCTGCGGTTCCTGTCGATTTCCGCCACGAACCTCGATGAGTTCTATACCGTGCGGGTCGCGGGTCTGCGCGAACTGGCCCATGCGGGCAACACGACGCCGGGTCTGGACGGGCGCACGCCCGCCGAACAGCTGGGCCTGATCGACGTGAAGGCGCGCGAGCTGATGGACCGGCAGCAGACCGTGTTCCGTGCGCTTACGACCGAGATGGCGGCGGCGGATATCCATATCCTGAACCGCGCGGACCTGACCGAGGACGATATCGTCTTTCTGGGGGATTTCTTTCTGGAACAGGTGTTTCCGGTCCTGTCGCCGCTGGCGATCGACCCGGCGCACCCGTTCCCGTTCCTGCCCAACGAAGGCTTTGCGCTGGCACTACAACTGGAACGCGCCAGCGACAAGCGGCCCCTGCGCGCCCTGCTGCCGGTGCCCGCGCAGATCAGGCGCTTTGTCCGGCTGCCGGGCGAGTCGTTCCGCTTTGTCCCGCTGGAGGAGTTGCTGCTGCAGTTCGTGGGACGGCTTTATCCCGGCTACAAGGTCAAGGGAAACTGCGCCTTCAAGGTGTTGCGCGACAGCGATCTGGAGCTGGAGGACGAGGCAGAGGATCTGGTGCGCGAGTTCGAGGTCGCACTGAAGCGCCGCCGGCGCGGCGAAGTCGTGCGGCTGAAGATCTCGGACAATGCACCGGCCCCGCTGCGCGTGCTGATCATGCAGGAATTGCATGTGACCGAGGAAGAGGTCGTGAACGTCGACGGGCTGATCGGCATCTCGGACCTGTCCGAACTGGTGCTGGACGACCGCCCCGATCTGCTGTGGCCCCCGTTCAGTCCGCGCGTGCCGGAGCGTGTGCAGGATCACGACGGCGACATGTTCGCCGCGATCCGGCAAAAGGACATGCTGCTGCACCATCCTTACGAGACCTTCGACATGGTGGTCCGCTTCCTGACGCAGGCGGCGCGTGACCCGGATGTGGTGGCGATCAAGCAGACGCTCTACCGGACCTCCAAGAAATCCCCCATCGTCGAGGCGCTGTGCGAGGCGGCGGAGGACGGCAAGTCAGTGACGGCGCTGGTGGAGCTGAAGGCGCGGTTCGACGAGGCTGCGAACATCCGCCAGTCGCGCCGGCTGGAACGGTCGGGTGCCCATGTCGTCTATGGCTTTCTGAACTACAAGACCCATGCCAAGATCAGCACCGTGGTCCGCCGCGAGGGCGAAAAGCTGGTGACCTATACGCACTTCGGCACCGGCAACTATCATCCCATTACGGCGCGCATCTATACGGACGTGTCGCTGTTCACCTGCGATGCGGCCTTGGGGCGCGATGCGACGAAGGTGTTCAACTACCTGTCCGGCTATGCCCAGCCAGAGGGGCTGGAGAACCTTGCGATCTCTCCCATCAGCATGAAGGGCAAGCTGATCGAGATGATCGAGGCCGAGGCCGCGAACGCGCAGGCGGGCAAGCCTGCGGTGATCTGGGCCAAGATGAACAGCCTGATCGAAAAGGACGTGATCGACGCGCTTTATGCGGCGAGTGCTGCCGGGGTGAAGATCGATCTGGTGGTGCGCGGCATCTGCGGGCTGCGGCCGGGCGTCGTGGGGCTGTCCGAGAATATCCGCGTCAAATCCATCGTCGGGCGGTTTCTGGAACACAGCCGGATCGTGTGTTTCGGGTCGGGCCATATGCTGCCCAGCAAAAAGGCGCGGGTCTTCATCAGCTCTGCCGACTGGATGAGCCGCAACCTGAACCGCCGGGTGGAAACGCTGGTCGAGATCACCAACAACACCGTCAAGGCGCAGATCGTCAGCCAGATCATGGCGGCCAACATGGCCGACGTGGCGCAAAGCTGGGTCATGCAGGCGGACGGCACGTTCGAGCGCGCGACATGGCCGGAGGGGGAGTTCGCCTTCAACTGCCACCGGTTCTTCATGGAAAATCCCTCGCTGTCGGGCCGCGGATCGGCGGGCGCGTCCGACGTGCCACAGCTGACCCATACCGAGGACGCAGCTGCGGCAGCGCCCGTTGACTCCTGA
- a CDS encoding chromosomal replication initiator DnaA: MARQLTFDWPVGVALGAEDFFVAEPNRDAYAMIGAPAAWPQGKLVLTGPEGSGKSHLARVFAARHGARIVSAEALPDDLHPNGALVVEDADRLPRASEEALFHLHNHMASHKLPLLLTARSLPVRWDVALPDLASRMQATTPASIAAPDDALLQAVLMKLFADRQILPPPGVVAYLVPRIERSFAGAQRIVADLDALALQHKRAITVKLAAQVLDSETGLS, encoded by the coding sequence GTGGCGCGGCAACTGACCTTCGACTGGCCGGTGGGCGTGGCGCTGGGGGCAGAGGATTTCTTTGTCGCAGAACCCAACCGCGATGCTTATGCGATGATCGGCGCCCCCGCTGCGTGGCCGCAGGGCAAGCTGGTGCTGACCGGGCCGGAGGGGTCGGGCAAGAGCCACCTCGCCCGCGTCTTCGCGGCGCGCCACGGGGCCCGGATCGTCAGCGCAGAGGCTTTGCCGGATGATCTGCACCCGAACGGTGCCCTTGTGGTCGAAGACGCGGACCGTCTGCCGCGCGCGTCCGAAGAGGCGCTGTTCCATCTGCACAATCACATGGCATCGCACAAGTTGCCCCTGCTTTTGACCGCGCGCAGCCTGCCGGTGCGCTGGGATGTGGCCCTGCCGGATCTGGCGAGCCGGATGCAGGCCACGACGCCCGCCAGCATTGCGGCGCCTGACGATGCGCTGTTGCAGGCGGTGCTGATGAAGCTGTTCGCGGACCGTCAGATCCTGCCGCCGCCGGGCGTCGTGGCCTATCTTGTCCCGCGGATCGAGCGGTCGTTTGCGGGCGCGCAACGGATCGTGGCGGATCTGGATGCCCTGGCGCTGCAACACAAGCGGGCGATCACGGTCAAGCTTGCGGCACAGGTGCTGGACAGCGAGACGGGATTGTCGTGA
- a CDS encoding AI-2E family transporter has protein sequence MAMSHRQQTIYWGIAAVVFLWLLYALGNVIMPFILGGAIAYILDPVADRLQRLGLSRALSVTIIALVALLIFVLLILLVIPTLISQATQLIETAPKLFNQLQQWLTTRFPEILVEGSPIRTQLSNIGEMIQSRGGELLNTVLSSALGLVNVVVLLVVVPVVAIYLLIDWDNMVARIDVLLPRDHVDTIRDLARQIDRTLASFIRGQGLVCLILGVYYAVALAAVGLNFGLVVGAIAGMLTFIPYVGAIVGGGLAIGLALFQYWGDWAWIIAVWAIFQSGQFVEGNILTPKLVGSSVGLHPVWLLFALSVFGSLFGFVGLLVAVPVAAVIGVVMRFALDRYRASALYRGTTDQ, from the coding sequence ATGGCCATGTCGCATCGCCAGCAGACCATCTATTGGGGCATTGCCGCCGTCGTGTTCCTGTGGCTGCTTTATGCCCTTGGCAACGTCATCATGCCGTTCATTCTGGGCGGTGCGATCGCCTACATCCTTGATCCCGTGGCGGACCGCCTGCAGCGGCTGGGGCTGTCACGCGCGCTGTCGGTGACGATCATCGCACTGGTGGCGCTGCTGATCTTCGTGCTGCTGATCCTGCTGGTGATTCCGACGCTGATCTCTCAGGCGACGCAGTTGATCGAGACCGCGCCGAAGCTGTTCAACCAGTTGCAGCAATGGCTGACGACGCGGTTCCCGGAGATCCTTGTCGAAGGCTCGCCCATCCGCACGCAGTTGAGCAATATCGGCGAGATGATCCAGTCGCGGGGCGGCGAGTTGCTGAACACGGTGCTGTCGTCGGCGCTGGGGCTGGTGAACGTCGTCGTGCTGCTGGTCGTGGTGCCGGTCGTGGCGATCTATCTGCTGATCGACTGGGACAACATGGTGGCGCGCATCGACGTCCTGCTGCCGCGCGATCACGTCGACACGATCCGCGATCTGGCGCGCCAGATCGACCGGACGCTGGCGAGTTTCATTCGCGGTCAGGGCCTCGTGTGCCTGATCCTGGGCGTCTATTACGCCGTGGCGCTGGCGGCGGTTGGGCTGAACTTTGGCCTTGTCGTCGGCGCCATCGCGGGGATGCTGACCTTTATTCCCTACGTGGGGGCCATCGTCGGCGGCGGGCTGGCGATCGGGCTGGCGCTGTTTCAATACTGGGGCGACTGGGCGTGGATCATCGCGGTCTGGGCGATCTTTCAGTCCGGTCAGTTCGTCGAAGGCAATATCCTGACGCCGAAACTGGTGGGGTCCAGCGTGGGGCTGCACCCGGTCTGGCTGCTGTTCGCGTTGTCGGTCTTCGGGTCGCTGTTCGGATTCGTGGGCCTGCTGGTCGCGGTGCCGGTGGCGGCGGTGATCGGCGTGGTCATGCGCTTTGCACTCGACCGCTACCGTGCCAGCGCCCTTTATCGCGGCACGACGGACCAGTGA
- the proS gene encoding proline--tRNA ligase: MRMSRYFLPVLKETPREAQIVSHRLMLQAGLIKQASAGIYSWLPMGYKILKRIEQIVHEEQARAGHLAMLMPTIQSADLWRESGRYDAYGDEMLRIKDRGGREMLFTPTAEELVTDIFRAHVSSYKDLPLTLYQIQWKFRDETRPRFGVMRGREFLMKDGYNFDLTQEDALHAYNRHLVTYLRTYERMGLQAIPMRADSGPIGGEDTHEFLVLAETGESEVFYDSEITDLTFGDREIDFNDKAACAAVLEEFTSRYARTDETHDEALFNAVPEERRRTARGIEVGQIFYFGTKYSDAMGATVQGPDGKPTAVHMGSHGIGVSRLLGAIIEASHDDKGIIWPEGVTPFHVGIVNLRQGDDATDAACEDLYAKLKARGLDPLYDDRDERAGAKFGTMDLIGLPWRITVGPRGLKTGVVELTSRRTGESEEITPEDAIARIAAIYDGI; the protein is encoded by the coding sequence ATGCGGATGTCGCGCTACTTCCTCCCCGTTCTCAAGGAAACCCCGCGCGAGGCGCAGATCGTCAGCCATCGCCTGATGCTGCAGGCGGGCCTGATCAAGCAGGCCAGCGCCGGCATCTATTCCTGGCTGCCCATGGGCTACAAGATTCTCAAGCGGATCGAACAGATCGTCCACGAGGAACAGGCCCGCGCCGGGCACCTCGCCATGTTGATGCCCACCATCCAGTCCGCAGACCTGTGGCGCGAAAGCGGCCGCTACGACGCCTACGGCGACGAGATGCTGCGCATCAAGGACCGCGGCGGCCGCGAGATGCTGTTCACGCCGACCGCAGAGGAGCTGGTCACCGACATCTTCCGCGCGCATGTCAGCAGCTACAAGGACCTGCCGCTGACGCTCTATCAGATCCAGTGGAAGTTCCGCGATGAAACCCGTCCCCGCTTCGGCGTCATGCGCGGCCGCGAGTTCCTGATGAAGGACGGCTACAACTTCGACCTCACGCAAGAGGACGCGCTGCACGCCTACAACCGCCACCTCGTCACCTACCTGCGCACCTACGAACGCATGGGTCTGCAGGCGATCCCGATGCGCGCTGATTCCGGCCCCATCGGCGGCGAGGATACGCATGAATTCCTCGTGCTGGCGGAAACGGGCGAGTCGGAGGTCTTCTACGACAGCGAGATCACCGACCTGACCTTCGGCGACCGCGAGATCGATTTCAACGACAAGGCCGCCTGTGCCGCCGTGCTGGAGGAGTTCACCTCGCGCTACGCCCGCACCGACGAAACCCACGACGAGGCCCTCTTCAACGCGGTCCCCGAGGAACGCCGCCGCACCGCCCGCGGCATCGAGGTCGGCCAGATCTTCTACTTCGGCACCAAGTATTCCGACGCCATGGGCGCCACCGTGCAAGGCCCCGATGGCAAGCCCACCGCCGTCCACATGGGATCGCACGGCATCGGTGTGTCCCGCCTGCTGGGCGCCATCATCGAGGCGAGCCACGACGACAAGGGCATCATCTGGCCCGAAGGCGTCACACCCTTCCACGTCGGCATCGTGAACCTGCGTCAGGGCGATGACGCCACCGACGCTGCCTGCGAGGATCTTTATGCCAAGCTCAAGGCCCGCGGCCTCGACCCGCTCTATGACGACCGGGACGAGCGGGCAGGGGCCAAGTTCGGCACCATGGACCTGATCGGTCTGCCGTGGCGCATCACCGTCGGTCCCCGCGGTCTGAAAACCGGCGTCGTCGAACTCACCTCGCGCCGCACCGGCGAGAGCGAGGAGATCACGCCCGAGGACGCCATCGCCCGCATTGCGGCGATCTACGACGGCATCTGA
- a CDS encoding peroxiredoxin translates to MSLTAVDWSTIPAPRDDGGTAHLPGLAMPRVSLPATDGRAVDLSALAGLAVIYIYPMTGRPDRALPDDWDATPGARGCTPQSCAYRDHFADLRARGVSHLFGLSTQTTDWQSEAVDRLHLPYALLSDADLSLTRALNLPTFQADGQTLLRRCTLILRDSVIAQVNYPVFPPDQDAARVIAWLDAAGVA, encoded by the coding sequence ATGTCATTGACCGCAGTCGACTGGTCCACGATTCCCGCGCCCCGCGATGACGGCGGGACGGCCCATCTGCCCGGTCTCGCCATGCCAAGGGTCTCTTTGCCGGCCACCGATGGCCGCGCGGTGGACCTGTCGGCGCTGGCGGGCCTTGCGGTGATTTACATCTACCCCATGACCGGCCGCCCCGACCGCGCGCTGCCCGACGACTGGGACGCCACACCGGGGGCGCGCGGCTGCACGCCCCAGTCCTGCGCCTACCGCGACCACTTTGCCGATCTGCGCGCGCGCGGTGTGAGCCATCTGTTCGGCCTGTCCACCCAAACCACCGACTGGCAGTCAGAGGCCGTCGATCGCCTGCATCTGCCCTACGCCCTGCTGTCCGACGCGGACCTGTCGCTGACCCGCGCCCTGAACCTGCCGACGTTTCAGGCGGACGGCCAGACCCTGCTGAGACGCTGCACCCTGATCCTGCGCGACAGCGTGATCGCGCAGGTCAATTATCCCGTCTTTCCCCCCGATCAGGACGCCGCCCGCGTCATCGCGTGGCTGGACGCCGCGGGGGTCGCATGA
- a CDS encoding DUF2937 family protein, whose product MIRTFALAGGIAGAAVCSQYPEFAQQYLQRLAGQVDALEIVVTDFEASAMRAGLTRGQALGELTGTPFLADRQADMRRTFRRYAVLSDNLATLRAASPLDRIAMPQRLADPSTFAATWADYRPAMPVTAAGVVTGGVGFALGWAAIRALWALLKRPFRRRTGPAAPRRTTANRQPARVEPIVLRAAPASPVPRLSGVRRDYP is encoded by the coding sequence ATGATCCGGACCTTCGCCCTCGCCGGTGGCATCGCGGGTGCGGCTGTCTGCTCGCAATACCCTGAATTTGCACAGCAATACCTGCAACGCCTCGCAGGTCAGGTCGATGCACTCGAAATCGTCGTCACGGATTTCGAGGCCTCGGCCATGCGCGCCGGCCTGACCCGTGGGCAGGCGCTGGGAGAGTTGACCGGCACGCCCTTTCTGGCCGACCGGCAGGCCGACATGCGCCGCACCTTCCGGCGCTACGCCGTGCTGTCCGACAATCTCGCCACCCTGCGCGCCGCCAGCCCGCTGGACCGCATCGCCATGCCGCAGCGCCTTGCGGACCCGTCCACCTTTGCCGCGACATGGGCCGATTATCGCCCCGCGATGCCGGTGACCGCCGCCGGTGTCGTGACCGGCGGCGTCGGTTTCGCGCTGGGCTGGGCCGCGATCCGCGCGCTTTGGGCGCTGCTGAAACGCCCGTTCCGCCGCCGCACCGGGCCAGCCGCCCCGCGCCGCACCACAGCCAACCGTCAGCCCGCGCGCGTCGAACCCATCGTGCTGCGCGCCGCGCCGGCCTCTCCCGTGCCGCGCCTCTCGGGCGTGCGCCGCGATTACCCGTAA
- a CDS encoding glucan biosynthesis protein, with translation MHSPSRLYTPSRRSFLRSGLSAVAIAAVLPLQAARLAAQDATAAAPSTEEPFDFDSLIARAKAMAASDYEPVAPLGAPFSELDYDAYRNIQFKEDSALWAGPGAPAVLHAYHPGWLFDTTVQLFEVAEGRARPLVFSTDDFNYYGNAAEALPAGTDLPGVAGFRLNAPLNAPDRYDEVVSFLGASYFRALGAGNRYGLSARGLAVNTATSEAEEFPMFTAFWLERPAPGDTQIRFYALLDSQSVVGAYSFVLSAGETTTMDVTTDLFFRNDVAQLGIAPLTSMYLFGPNDRGSFDDYRERVHDSEALVINTGDKVLYRVLNNPPQLANSYFGTPSPQSFGLVQRHRGFDDYLDAGAHYEMRPSLMVQPLDDWGTGNVRLIEIPSELEANDNIVAFWIPAGDFKGGDEKRMSYRLLWGAEPAGASSDLAQVSRTLAGNGGVGGLKPRTDRRKFVIDFEGPALGEPIEDSPVSAHVDVVGGTLTQEVLQKVDGHDHMWRLVLEVAADNNATVELRAFLGAEDKPLTETWVYQWLKE, from the coding sequence ATGCATTCTCCCTCCCGCCTCTATACCCCGTCGCGCCGGTCCTTCCTGCGCAGCGGCCTTTCTGCCGTGGCCATCGCGGCGGTCCTGCCCCTGCAGGCCGCACGACTGGCGGCGCAGGACGCCACAGCCGCCGCCCCCAGCACCGAAGAACCGTTCGATTTCGACAGCCTGATCGCCCGCGCCAAGGCGATGGCGGCCAGCGATTACGAACCCGTCGCACCGCTGGGCGCGCCGTTCTCGGAACTCGACTACGACGCCTACCGCAATATCCAGTTCAAGGAAGACAGCGCGCTGTGGGCCGGTCCCGGCGCGCCTGCGGTCCTGCACGCCTACCACCCCGGCTGGCTCTTCGATACGACCGTGCAGCTGTTCGAGGTCGCTGAAGGCCGCGCCCGGCCGCTGGTCTTTTCGACCGACGATTTCAACTACTACGGCAACGCGGCAGAGGCGCTGCCCGCCGGCACCGACCTGCCCGGCGTCGCGGGCTTTCGTCTGAACGCGCCCCTGAACGCCCCCGACCGCTATGACGAGGTCGTGTCGTTCCTTGGCGCCAGCTACTTCCGGGCCTTGGGCGCAGGCAACCGCTACGGCCTCAGCGCCCGCGGGCTTGCGGTGAACACCGCCACCTCCGAGGCGGAGGAATTTCCGATGTTCACGGCTTTCTGGCTGGAACGTCCCGCACCCGGCGACACCCAGATCAGGTTTTACGCCCTGCTGGACAGCCAGTCCGTCGTCGGCGCCTACAGCTTCGTCCTCTCTGCCGGCGAGACGACGACCATGGACGTGACGACCGACCTGTTCTTCCGCAACGACGTGGCACAGCTCGGCATCGCGCCGCTGACCTCCATGTACCTCTTCGGTCCCAACGACCGGGGCAGCTTCGACGACTACCGCGAACGTGTCCACGACAGCGAGGCGCTGGTGATCAACACCGGTGACAAGGTGCTTTACCGTGTGTTGAACAACCCGCCGCAACTGGCGAACTCCTACTTCGGAACGCCCTCGCCGCAGTCCTTCGGGCTGGTGCAGCGGCACCGCGGTTTCGACGACTACCTCGATGCGGGCGCGCATTACGAAATGCGCCCCTCCCTGATGGTCCAGCCGCTGGACGACTGGGGCACCGGCAACGTCCGCCTGATCGAGATTCCGTCAGAACTGGAAGCCAACGACAACATCGTGGCGTTCTGGATTCCCGCCGGCGACTTCAAGGGCGGCGACGAAAAGCGCATGTCCTACCGCCTGCTCTGGGGCGCAGAGCCTGCGGGCGCAAGTTCGGATCTTGCACAGGTTTCGCGCACCCTTGCCGGAAATGGAGGCGTCGGCGGCTTGAAACCGCGCACCGACCGGCGAAAGTTCGTGATTGATTTCGAAGGCCCGGCCCTTGGGGAACCTATTGAAGACTCCCCCGTTAGCGCACATGTGGACGTCGTCGGTGGGACCCTCACGCAAGAGGTGCTGCAAAAGGTCGATGGACACGATCACATGTGGCGCCTCGTGCTCGAGGTCGCTGCCGACAACAACGCGACTGTCGAACTGCGCGCCTTTCTGGGCGCAGAGGACAAGCCGCTGACAGAAACCTGGGTATACCAATGGCTCAAAGAATGA
- the mdoH gene encoding glucans biosynthesis glucosyltransferase MdoH gives MRQAAPAQSHLQPGPTRLSRLAGLVFAALCAAAAAATLAQAGLNTGFDPWDAAAVALIALTTAWLAWGAAQAFIGVPTLGPLPDVALPDGPFPATVILVPICNENPVEVCARVAAMRQSMRDAGVSADFAILSDTSDPQTLQAEQLALSSLFSDRDGPNRVYYRARTDHHGRKAGNVEDFIRTSGGAYIYAVMLDADSLMEGATIRHLVARMEADPGIGLLQTLPRIVGASTLFGRAMQFSASFHSAVFARGLARMQGPAGPFWGHNAITRVRAVAQCCALPELSGPPPFGGTILSHDYVEAALLVRGGWRVEMDPRIGGSFEEGPENLLAFARRDRRWCQGNLQHIRLLGAPGLRGWSRFVFVQGILSYIVSVAWGAFLIVSLLATATAGAPNYFPDAYQLFPVFPDDKTTQIVALACGVGGLLLLPKIAILLESLVTGRSAAFGGRRRSALSVLAETLLTALIAPLMLMYQTRAVAEVMSGRDGGWPATARGEGRLTLRDGWRAGRWIVLTGLAASAFVFFAASDLVLWLLPVTVPMILAPVLIAMTSWSGGRWLFAVPEDAALSPVLQAYRRRLTVDRPAEGVSHGAIARSA, from the coding sequence ATGCGGCAGGCAGCGCCCGCGCAATCCCATCTGCAACCCGGCCCGACCCGCCTGTCCCGACTGGCGGGTCTGGTGTTTGCGGCCCTGTGCGCCGCCGCCGCCGCCGCCACGCTGGCGCAGGCCGGTCTGAACACCGGCTTCGATCCGTGGGATGCCGCTGCCGTGGCCCTGATCGCCCTGACCACCGCCTGGCTGGCCTGGGGCGCTGCGCAGGCCTTCATCGGCGTGCCGACCCTTGGCCCGCTGCCCGACGTGGCATTGCCCGATGGCCCGTTCCCGGCCACCGTCATCCTCGTGCCGATCTGCAACGAAAACCCGGTCGAGGTCTGCGCCCGCGTCGCCGCCATGCGCCAGTCGATGCGTGACGCAGGCGTGTCGGCCGATTTCGCGATCCTGTCCGATACGTCCGACCCGCAGACGCTGCAGGCGGAACAACTGGCGCTGTCATCGCTGTTCAGCGACCGCGACGGCCCGAACCGCGTCTATTACCGTGCCCGCACCGACCACCACGGCCGCAAGGCCGGCAACGTCGAGGATTTCATCCGCACCTCCGGCGGCGCCTATATCTATGCCGTGATGCTGGACGCCGACAGCCTGATGGAAGGTGCCACGATCCGCCACCTCGTCGCCCGGATGGAAGCGGACCCCGGCATCGGCCTGCTGCAGACGCTGCCCCGCATCGTCGGCGCCTCGACCCTGTTCGGGCGCGCGATGCAATTCTCGGCCAGCTTCCATTCCGCCGTCTTCGCGCGCGGTCTGGCCCGGATGCAGGGGCCGGCGGGTCCGTTCTGGGGCCACAACGCCATCACCCGCGTCCGCGCCGTCGCACAATGCTGCGCGCTGCCCGAACTCTCGGGTCCGCCCCCCTTCGGCGGCACCATCCTCAGCCACGACTATGTCGAGGCGGCACTTCTGGTGCGCGGCGGCTGGCGGGTGGAAATGGACCCCCGCATCGGCGGCTCGTTCGAGGAAGGCCCCGAAAACCTGCTCGCCTTCGCCCGCCGCGACCGCCGCTGGTGCCAGGGCAACCTGCAGCACATCCGCCTGCTCGGCGCCCCCGGTTTAAGGGGGTGGAGCCGCTTTGTCTTCGTCCAGGGCATCCTGTCCTACATTGTCTCGGTCGCCTGGGGTGCGTTCCTGATCGTGTCCCTGCTGGCCACCGCCACCGCCGGTGCGCCGAACTACTTCCCCGACGCGTACCAGCTCTTCCCCGTGTTCCCCGACGACAAGACCACGCAGATCGTGGCCCTCGCCTGTGGCGTCGGCGGCCTGCTGCTGTTGCCCAAGATCGCGATCCTGCTCGAATCCCTCGTGACCGGCCGCAGCGCGGCCTTCGGCGGTCGTCGCCGGTCCGCGCTCTCGGTTCTGGCGGAAACCCTGCTGACCGCCCTGATCGCGCCCCTGATGCTGATGTACCAGACCCGCGCCGTGGCAGAGGTCATGTCCGGCCGCGACGGCGGCTGGCCCGCCACCGCCCGCGGCGAGGGGCGTCTGACCCTGCGCGACGGCTGGCGCGCCGGGCGCTGGATCGTGCTGACGGGCCTTGCGGCCTCGGCCTTCGTGTTCTTCGCGGCCTCCGACCTCGTGCTGTGGCTGCTGCCGGTCACTGTGCCGATGATCCTCGCCCCCGTTCTGATCGCCATGACCTCGTGGTCCGGCGGTCGCTGGCTTTTCGCCGTGCCAGAGGATGCGGCCCTGTCGCCGGTCCTGCAGGCCTATCGCAGGCGTCTGACCGTCGACCGCCCCGCAGAGGGAGTGAGCCATGGCGCAATCGCCCGTTCGGCCTGA